A genomic segment from Gavia stellata isolate bGavSte3 chromosome 6, bGavSte3.hap2, whole genome shotgun sequence encodes:
- the PLCL2 gene encoding inactive phospholipase C-like protein 2 gives MPTEKKISSASDCINAMVEGSELKKIRSNSRVYHRYFLLDADMQSLRWEPSKKDSEKAKIDIKSIKEVRTGKNTDIFRSNGIYDQISEDSAFSIIYGENYESLDLVANSADIANIWVTGLRYLISYGKHTLDMIESTQDNMRTSWLSQMFSESDVDNLGHIPLCNAVQFIKDLNPGLKTNKIELKFKELHRSKEKTGTEVTKEEFIEVFHELCTRPEIYFLLVQFSSNKEFLDTKDLMMFLEAEQGMAHVTEEISLEIIQKYEPAKEGQEKGCLSIDGFTNYLTSPDCHIFDPEHKKVCQDMKQPLSHYFINSSHNTYLIEDQFRGPSDITGYIRALKMGCRSVELDVWDGPDNEPVIYTGHTMTSQIVFRSVIDIINKYAFFASEYPLILCLENHCSIKQQKVMVQHMKKILGDKLHTQSPNIEESYLPSPESLKGKILIKAKKLSSNCSGLEGDVTDEDEGAEMSQRVGKEGAEQQNSMTGKRFQLCKELSELVSICKSVQFKEFQVSFQLQKYWEVCSFNEVLASKYANENPGDFVNYNKRFLARVFPSPMRIDSSNMNPQDFWKCGCQIVAMNFQTPGLMMDLNIGWFRQNGNCGYVLRPAIMREEVSFFSANTKDTVPGVSPQLLHIKIISGQNFPKPKGSGAKGDVVDPYVYVEIHGIPADCAEQRTKTMHQNGDNPIFDESFEFQINLPELAMVRFVVLDDDYIGDEFIGQYTIPFECLQTGYRHVPLQSLTGEILAHASLFVHVAITNRRGGGKPHKRGLSVRKGKKSREYASMRTLWIKTIDEVFKNALQPIRDATDLRENMQNAVVSFKELCGLSPVANLMQCILAVSTRLVGPDNTPLVVLNLNDQYPTMELQGIVPEVLKKIVTAYDMMIQTIRTLVENTDSLYEKIVQCQKAAMEFHENLHNIGAREGLKERKLQKSVESFTWNITILKGQADLLKYAKNEALENLKQIHYATLSCGLNKPGTENAEISKPRRSLEVIPEKAGDENGE, from the exons ATGCCAACTGAGAAAAAGATCAGCAGTGCAAGTGACTGTATAAATGCGATGGTTGAAGGCTCTGAGCTCAAAAAGATTCGATCCAACTCTAGGGTGTATCACCGATATTTTCTTTTAGATGCAGATATGCAGTCTCTACGCTGGGAACCTTCAAAAAAGGattctgaaaaagcaaagattgATATTAAATCAATCAAAGAAgtaagaacaggaaaaaatacagatatttttcgCAGCAATGGAATATATGACCAGATATCAGAAGACTCTGCATTTTCAATTATATATGGAGAAAACTATGAGTCACTAGATCTTGTTGCTAACTCAGCAGACATTGCAAATATTTGGGTTACTGGCTTAAGATACCTGATTTCTTACGGAAAACATACTCTAGATATGATAGAAAGTACTCAAGATAATATGCGGACTTCATGGCTTTCACAAATGTTCAGTGAATCAGATGTAGATAATTTGGGACATATACCCCTGTGTAATGCTGTACAGTTTATAAAAGACTTAAATCCTGGtttaaaaactaataaaattgAACTAAAATTCAAGGAGTTACATAGATCCAAGGAAAAAACTGGTACTGAAGTAACAAAAGAAGAGTTTATTGAAGTTTTTCATGAGCTATGTACCAGACCTGAAATCTATTTCCTGTTGGTTCAGTTTTCAAGCAATAAAGAATTCCTAGATACCAAGGACCTCATGATGTTTTTAGAAGCAGAACAAGGTATGGCACACGTCACAGAAGAAATAAGCCTTgaaattattcagaaatatGAGCCAGCCAAAGAGGGCCAGGAAAAGGGTTGTCTTTCTATAGATGGGTTTACAAATTACCTTACTTCACCAGACTGCCACATATTTGATCCAGAACATAAAAAAGTTTGTCAAGATATGAAACAACCTTTGTCTCATTACTTTATAAATTCATCTCATAATACATACTTGATAGAGGATCAGTTTCGAGGGCCTTCTGACATCACGGGTTACATTCGCGCTCTTAAAATGGGTTGTCGAAGTGTTGAATTGGATGTATGGGACGGTCCGGATAATGAGCCTGTGATTTACACAGGGCATACAATGACATCGCAGATTGTCTTCCGTAGTGTGATTGACATTATTAACAAGTATGCATTTTTTGCTTCAGAATACCCTCTTATTTTGTGTTTAGAAAATCATTGTTCTATTAAGCAGCAGAAAGTTATGGTACAACACATGAAGAAAATTTTGGGGGACAAACTACATACACAGTCTCCAAACATTGAAGAGTCTTATCTTCCATCACCAGAATCACTTAAAGGGAAAATACTAATTAAAGCAAAGAAGCTTTCCTCTAATTGTTCTGGACTAGAGGGAGATGTTACAGATGAAGATGAAGGAGCAGAAATGTCACAGAGAGTGGGGAAAGAGGGGGCAGAACAGCAAAACTCGATGACGGGGAAGCGATTTCAGCTCTGCAAAGAACTCTCAGAGTTGGTAAGCATATGTAAATCAGTTCAGTTCAAAGAGTTTCAAGTTTCATTTCAGCTCCAGAAGTACTGGGAAGTGTGCTCGTTTAATGAAGTGCTTGCTAGCAAATATGCCAATGAAAACCCAGGAGACTTTGTAAACTATAACAAACGTTTTCTTGCCAGAGTTTTCCCCAGTCCTATGAGGATTGACTCTAGTAATATGAATCCCCAGGACTTTTGGAAATGTGGTTGTCAGATAGTAGCAATGAACTTTCAAACACCTGGCTTAATGATGGATCTTAACATTGGTTGGTTTCGACAAAATGGAAACTGTGGCTATGTCCTTCGTCCTGCTATCATGAGAGAAGAAGTATCCTTCTTTAGCGCAAATACGAAAGACACCGTGCCTGGAGTTTCACCTCAGCTGCTTCATATTAAAATCATTAGTGGGCAAAACTTTCCTAAACCCAAAGGATCAGGTGCCAAAGGTGATGTTGTGGATCCTTACGTCTATGTTGAAATACATGGAATCCCTGCCGACTGTGCAGAGCAAAGGACGAAAACTATGCATCAGAATGGGGATAATCCAATTTTTGATGAAAGCTttgaatttcaaataaatttacCAGAACTAGCGATGGTGCGTTTTGTAGTACTGGATGATGATTACATTGGGGATGAGTTTATCGGGCAATACACTATtccctttgagtgtctacagacTGGTTATCGGCACGTTCCTCTGCAGTCTTTAACTGGTGAAATTTTAGCACATGCTTCCTTGTTTGTGCATGTGGCCATTACTAATCGAAGGGGCGGTGGGAAACCTCATAAGCGGGGCCTCTCTGTGAGGAAGGGCAAGAAATCAAGGGAATATGCTTCTATGAGAACGTTATGGATTAAAACAATAGATGAAGTCTTCAAGAATGCTCTCCAACCTATTCGGGATGCCACGGATTTGAGAGAAAATATGCAG aATGCAGTAGTTTCATTCAAAGAATTATGTGGCCTCTCTCCTGTAGCAAATCTTATGCAGTGCATTTTGGCAGTGTCTACGCGCTTGGTTGGGCCTGATAATACACCCTTGGTAGTACTGAATCTCAATGATCAGTATCCGACGATGGAGCTCCAAGGGATTGTTCCAGAGGTCTTGAAAAAGATTGTGACAGCATATGACATG ATGATTCAGACCATCAGGACTCTAGTTGAAAATACAGATAGCTTATATGAGAAGATAGTACAGTGTCAGAAAGCAG